Proteins encoded together in one Hymenobacter monticola window:
- a CDS encoding glycerophosphodiester phosphodiesterase yields the protein MKNYRLRFATSLALILLLALAACTATKPAVNPKLVVLGHAGSGFYTPISPFNFRPPSSWRGIRRALLRGADGVEVDLQLSRDSVVMLYHDQKMEDGSTGTGCISQRTAAEITQARYRGGFPYDLIQKERPITFDTLLARLNRRPSFPSIHLDLHEDDRCLPAGHQQDRTPLLVRQIARSLARYHVPPAKVLFITQEGPTIRLARAAMPGVRVGLEIASDEFAAGLQLARAEKVPTVVLDADRVTPEQSAQAHAAGFTVVVFGGRSPKDLRRVLATQPDEIEVDNVKRLLIMQGRGPK from the coding sequence ATGAAAAATTACCGCTTACGCTTCGCCACTTCGCTGGCGCTAATACTATTGCTGGCCCTGGCCGCCTGCACCGCCACCAAACCGGCCGTCAATCCCAAGCTGGTGGTGCTGGGCCACGCCGGCTCGGGCTTCTACACGCCCATCAGCCCCTTCAATTTCCGGCCGCCGAGCAGCTGGCGCGGCATCCGGCGGGCCCTGCTGCGCGGGGCCGACGGCGTGGAGGTGGACCTGCAGTTGAGCCGCGACAGCGTGGTGATGCTTTATCACGACCAGAAAATGGAGGACGGCAGCACCGGCACCGGCTGCATCAGCCAGCGCACGGCGGCCGAAATTACCCAGGCCCGCTACCGCGGCGGCTTCCCCTACGACCTCATCCAGAAGGAGCGCCCCATCACCTTCGACACCCTTTTGGCTCGGCTCAACCGCCGACCCAGCTTCCCCAGCATCCACCTCGACCTGCACGAGGACGACCGGTGCCTGCCCGCCGGCCACCAGCAAGACCGCACGCCGCTGCTCGTGCGCCAGATAGCCCGCAGCCTGGCCCGCTACCACGTGCCACCCGCCAAAGTTCTGTTTATCACGCAGGAAGGCCCCACCATCCGGCTGGCCCGTGCCGCCATGCCCGGCGTGCGCGTCGGCCTCGAAATTGCCTCCGATGAGTTTGCGGCCGGCCTGCAATTGGCCCGGGCCGAGAAAGTGCCCACCGTGGTGCTCGACGCCGACCGCGTGACGCCCGAGCAAAGCGCTCAGGCCCACGCGGCCGGCTTTACGGTGGTGGTGTTCGGCGGCCGCTCGCCCAAAGACCTGCGCCGCGTGCTCGCCACCCAGCCCGATGAGATTGAAGTCGACAACGTGAAGCGCCTGCTCATCATGCAGGGGCGGGGACCGAAGTAG
- a CDS encoding CocE/NonD family hydrolase, producing MKHSLLLAALLATAAGWPAFAQQPGPPYPLWSEGEKARYATIIADTSYIKEHYKKTEHQVAMRDGVKLYTIVYAPNDADKVRYPVMLNRTPYAIGPYKSAKMKLNLGPSSEMMHEGYIFVYQDVRGRYMSEGTFVDVRPEKETHKGKTDVDEGTDTFDTIEWLLKGKGAPKNNGRVGQWGISYPGYYTATGLLARHPALKAASPQAPIADWFWDDFHHNGAFFLPHAFNFLASFGRPRPQPTPTGNPAFKHGTPDGYDFFMKMGPLKNADARYYKGQVGFWNDLVEHPNYDSFWQARDLRPHLKNLQPGTAVLTVGGFNDAEDLFGALHIYSAIEKQNPGLNNKLVMGPWVHGGWARGSGEIVGNVAYGDAPSFYYQKEIESKFFKSYLKDGKPADLPEATVFEGGTNKWRTFDAWPPKAAQSRTLYFRQAGGLSFSPPTDGTNERRRADVNFEFDQFLSDPAHPVPFTEATATGMTREYMTDDQRFASRRPDVLTYQTDVLTAPLTLAGPIEALLQVATTGTDADWVVKIIDVYPDNTPDNPRLNPSVRLGGYQQMVRSEVMRGRFRNSFSKPEPFTPGQVTAVPFTVQDLMHTFQPGHRLMVQVQSTWFPLVDRNPQKYVDNIYKADEADFQAATHRLYHAPSHASQLVLKVLP from the coding sequence ATGAAACACTCTCTGCTATTAGCTGCCCTGCTTGCCACGGCCGCTGGCTGGCCTGCTTTTGCCCAACAGCCCGGCCCGCCTTACCCCCTATGGTCCGAGGGCGAAAAGGCCCGCTACGCCACCATCATCGCTGATACGAGCTACATCAAGGAGCACTACAAAAAGACCGAGCACCAGGTGGCCATGCGCGACGGCGTGAAGCTCTACACCATCGTGTACGCGCCGAATGATGCCGACAAAGTGCGCTACCCCGTCATGCTCAACCGCACGCCCTACGCCATCGGGCCCTACAAGTCGGCCAAGATGAAGCTGAACCTGGGGCCGAGCAGCGAGATGATGCACGAAGGCTACATCTTTGTGTATCAGGACGTGCGCGGGCGCTACATGAGCGAAGGCACGTTTGTGGACGTGCGCCCGGAGAAGGAAACGCACAAGGGCAAAACCGACGTGGACGAAGGCACCGACACCTTCGACACCATTGAGTGGCTGCTGAAAGGCAAGGGTGCCCCCAAAAACAACGGCCGCGTGGGCCAGTGGGGCATCAGCTACCCCGGCTACTACACTGCCACGGGCCTGCTCGCCCGCCACCCGGCCCTGAAAGCCGCCTCGCCCCAGGCACCCATCGCCGACTGGTTCTGGGACGACTTCCACCACAACGGCGCGTTTTTCCTGCCCCACGCCTTCAATTTCCTGGCCAGCTTTGGCCGGCCCCGCCCGCAGCCCACGCCCACCGGCAACCCCGCCTTCAAGCACGGCACGCCCGACGGCTACGACTTTTTTATGAAGATGGGCCCATTGAAAAACGCTGACGCCCGCTACTACAAGGGCCAGGTGGGATTCTGGAACGACCTGGTGGAGCACCCTAACTACGACAGCTTCTGGCAGGCCCGCGACCTGCGCCCCCACCTCAAAAACCTGCAGCCCGGTACCGCCGTGCTCACCGTGGGCGGCTTCAACGACGCCGAGGACTTGTTCGGCGCCTTGCACATCTACAGCGCTATCGAAAAACAGAACCCCGGCCTGAATAACAAGCTGGTGATGGGCCCCTGGGTGCACGGCGGCTGGGCCCGCGGCTCGGGCGAAATCGTGGGCAACGTGGCCTACGGCGACGCGCCCTCGTTTTATTACCAAAAGGAAATCGAGTCCAAATTCTTTAAATCCTACCTGAAAGACGGCAAGCCCGCCGACCTGCCCGAAGCCACCGTCTTCGAGGGGGGCACCAATAAGTGGCGCACCTTTGACGCCTGGCCGCCCAAAGCCGCGCAGAGCCGCACGCTCTACTTCCGCCAGGCCGGCGGCCTCAGCTTCAGCCCGCCCACCGACGGCACCAACGAGCGTCGCCGGGCCGATGTCAACTTCGAGTTTGACCAGTTTCTGAGCGACCCGGCCCACCCCGTGCCCTTCACCGAGGCCACCGCCACGGGCATGACCCGCGAGTACATGACCGACGACCAGCGCTTCGCCAGCCGCCGCCCCGACGTGCTCACCTACCAAACCGACGTCCTCACCGCCCCGCTCACCCTGGCCGGCCCCATTGAGGCGTTACTTCAAGTGGCCACCACCGGCACCGACGCCGACTGGGTGGTGAAAATCATCGACGTGTACCCCGACAACACCCCCGATAACCCGCGCCTTAACCCCAGCGTGCGCCTCGGCGGCTACCAGCAGATGGTGCGCTCCGAGGTGATGCGCGGCCGTTTCCGTAACAGCTTCTCCAAGCCCGAGCCCTTCACACCCGGCCAGGTCACGGCCGTGCCCTTCACCGTGCAGGACCTCATGCACACCTTCCAGCCCGGCCACCGCCTCATGGTGCAGGTGCAAAGCACCTGGTTCCCGCTCGTCGACCGCAATCCGCAGAAGTACGTTGACAACATTTATAAGGCGGACGAGGCCGATTTTCAAGCCGCCACGCACCGGCTGTACCACGCTCCCAGCCACGCCTCGCAACTGGTGCTGAAAGTGTTGCCGTAG
- a CDS encoding DUF2911 domain-containing protein, producing the protein MSKHFASFSVAVVAAATLLAAPAAHAQIRTPAASPQSTITQRIGLTDVTIVYSRPSAKGRSIFGSDNSLVPNGKRWRTGANGTTSIKFSDDVTIEGKKIPAGEYGIYTVPRPNEWTVVLNKSLKQGADVDGFKDDQDVARFTIKPYKVSGSKVETFTIAFTDLTPATANVDMQWENTGAKFKITADVESKVMAQIDEKVIKAATPAPADLAAAAVYYYDNNKDLKQAVTWMEKANAAEPTKYWNLNTEAKIRLKMKDYAGATKAAEASKKAALAATPPNGEYVKMNEDLMAQAKKMGK; encoded by the coding sequence ATGAGCAAGCACTTCGCATCTTTCTCCGTCGCCGTTGTAGCAGCTGCTACCCTGCTGGCCGCCCCTGCCGCCCACGCCCAAATCCGCACGCCCGCCGCCAGCCCCCAAAGCACCATTACGCAGCGCATCGGCCTCACCGATGTCACCATTGTGTACTCGCGCCCCAGCGCCAAGGGGCGCAGCATTTTTGGCTCCGACAACTCACTGGTGCCCAATGGCAAACGCTGGCGCACCGGCGCCAACGGCACTACTAGCATTAAGTTCTCCGATGACGTGACCATCGAGGGGAAGAAGATTCCGGCCGGCGAGTACGGCATCTACACCGTACCGCGCCCCAACGAGTGGACCGTGGTACTGAACAAAAGCCTCAAGCAGGGCGCCGACGTGGACGGCTTCAAGGACGACCAAGATGTGGCCCGCTTCACCATCAAGCCTTACAAAGTGAGCGGCAGCAAGGTGGAAACCTTCACCATCGCCTTCACCGACCTGACGCCCGCCACCGCCAACGTGGACATGCAGTGGGAAAACACCGGCGCCAAGTTCAAAATCACGGCCGACGTGGAAAGCAAGGTGATGGCCCAGATTGACGAGAAAGTCATTAAAGCCGCCACCCCCGCCCCGGCCGACCTGGCCGCTGCCGCCGTGTACTACTACGACAATAACAAGGACCTGAAACAGGCCGTGACCTGGATGGAAAAGGCCAACGCCGCCGAGCCCACCAAGTACTGGAATCTGAACACGGAAGCCAAAATCCGCCTGAAAATGAAGGACTACGCCGGCGCCACCAAAGCCGCCGAAGCCTCGAAGAAAGCCGCGCTGGCAGCCACGCCGCCGAATGGCGAGTACGTGAAAATGAACGAGGACCTGATGGCGCAGGCCAAGAAAATGGGCAAATAG
- a CDS encoding ABC transporter ATP-binding protein: protein MARSGLNTSGNGVSADLPKPKVNKESLRRGLRIFRYVLPYRTKFITGMVLLVLSSLSTMSFPWIAGKLVNVATGQPLMLPGGIALDINRVALGLFLVTVLQGFFSFGRIWFFTQVSEFTVRDIRQALYAKFVQLPIPFFEKNRVGAITSRITSDVGQIQDSFSLTLAELFRQVFTLVGGIAFIMVVSWKLSLFMLLTFPPIVLAAGLFGRKIRTLSKTVQQELAHTNTIVEETLQAINSVKAFTNEKFETGRYNASLGKVVRAALQSNLYRGGFVSFVIIGLFGGIILVLWRGATLVHTPVTDPNHLQIGDLTAFIIYTAFIGASVAGLGEIYGKVQSTLGASERILEILDEAPEPTHITPPVGLVPTRLHGDIRYEHVAFRYPTRPDVPVLSDIDFHIAAGEKIALVGPSGAGKSTIAGLLMQFYPLSGGRIIVDGHDVQDYDLTALRRHIGIVPQETLLFGGTIRENIAYGKPDATDGEIIEAAQRANAWQFIQAFPEALDTVVGDRGIKLSGGQRQRVAIARAILKNPAILILDEATSSLDSESEKLVQGALDELMEHRTSLIIAHRLSTIRKVDKILVIDGGRIVEAGSHEELSEREGGLYANLLRLQFELT from the coding sequence ATGGCTAGAAGTGGATTAAATACCAGTGGCAACGGCGTTTCGGCCGATTTGCCCAAACCGAAAGTTAACAAAGAGTCGCTCCGGCGCGGCCTGCGGATATTTCGCTACGTGCTGCCCTACCGCACCAAGTTCATCACCGGCATGGTATTGCTGGTGCTCAGCAGCCTGAGCACCATGTCGTTTCCCTGGATTGCGGGCAAGCTGGTGAACGTGGCCACCGGCCAGCCGCTGATGCTGCCCGGCGGCATTGCGCTCGACATCAACCGCGTGGCCCTGGGCTTGTTTCTGGTGACGGTGCTGCAGGGGTTTTTCTCGTTCGGGCGCATCTGGTTTTTCACGCAGGTGAGCGAGTTCACGGTGCGCGACATCCGGCAGGCGCTCTACGCCAAGTTTGTGCAGCTGCCCATCCCGTTCTTTGAGAAAAACCGCGTGGGTGCCATCACCTCGCGCATTACCTCCGACGTGGGCCAGATTCAGGACTCATTTTCGCTGACGCTGGCCGAACTATTCCGGCAGGTGTTCACGCTGGTGGGCGGCATCGCATTCATCATGGTGGTATCGTGGAAACTGTCGTTGTTCATGCTGCTCACGTTTCCGCCCATTGTGCTGGCGGCCGGTCTGTTCGGGCGCAAAATCCGCACGCTGTCCAAGACTGTGCAACAGGAGTTGGCCCACACCAACACCATCGTGGAAGAAACGCTGCAAGCCATCAATTCGGTGAAGGCGTTCACGAACGAGAAGTTTGAAACAGGCCGCTACAATGCCTCGCTGGGCAAGGTGGTGCGGGCCGCGCTGCAAAGCAACCTCTACCGCGGCGGTTTCGTGTCGTTCGTGATTATTGGTCTGTTTGGCGGCATCATTCTGGTGCTGTGGCGCGGGGCCACGCTGGTCCACACCCCCGTCACGGACCCCAACCACCTGCAAATCGGCGACCTTACGGCCTTCATCATCTACACGGCCTTTATCGGGGCTTCGGTGGCGGGCCTGGGTGAGATTTATGGCAAGGTGCAAAGCACGTTGGGCGCCTCCGAGCGCATCCTCGAAATTCTGGACGAAGCGCCTGAGCCCACGCACATTACCCCGCCCGTCGGCCTGGTACCGACCCGCCTGCACGGCGACATTCGTTACGAGCACGTGGCCTTCCGCTACCCCACCCGGCCCGACGTGCCGGTGCTGTCCGACATCGACTTTCATATTGCGGCGGGCGAGAAAATTGCCCTTGTGGGCCCCAGCGGCGCGGGCAAAAGCACCATTGCGGGCCTGCTGATGCAGTTTTACCCGCTCAGCGGCGGCCGCATCATCGTGGACGGGCACGACGTGCAGGATTACGACCTCACGGCCCTGCGCCGCCACATCGGCATTGTGCCGCAGGAAACGCTGCTCTTCGGCGGCACCATCCGCGAGAACATCGCCTACGGCAAGCCCGACGCCACCGACGGCGAAATCATCGAAGCCGCCCAGCGGGCCAACGCCTGGCAGTTCATCCAGGCTTTCCCCGAAGCACTCGACACGGTGGTGGGAGACCGGGGCATCAAGCTCTCGGGAGGGCAGCGGCAGCGCGTGGCCATTGCCCGCGCCATTCTGAAGAACCCGGCCATCCTGATTCTGGACGAAGCCACCTCCTCGCTCGACAGCGAAAGCGAAAAGCTGGTGCAAGGCGCGCTGGACGAATTGATGGAGCACCGCACGAGCCTCATCATTGCGCACCGCCTTTCTACAATTCGCAAGGTTGATAAAATCCTGGTGATTGACGGCGGCCGCATTGTGGAAGCGGGGTCGCATGAGGAACTGAGCGAGCGGGAAGGCGGGCTGTACGCGAACCTGCTACGGCTGCAGTTTGAGTTGACGTAA
- a CDS encoding energy transducer TonB produces the protein MNKTILSGFLVLASSSATLAQTTPAPAPTTTQQTIILKPGNMQVQAHSAANRPDRAPVYPGGEQALGLFFLNNLKYPDAARVKQLSGIVLVNATVNEDGTVSNPVVAKSLSPECDAEALRVVPMLTGWQPAMRKGRPLPVLIQLPVPFGGAGDMKIEMNNRPSPAGRRGVK, from the coding sequence ATGAATAAGACTATCCTCTCTGGCTTCTTGGTGCTGGCCTCGTCCTCGGCCACGCTGGCCCAAACCACGCCGGCCCCGGCCCCTACCACCACCCAGCAAACCATCATCCTCAAGCCCGGCAACATGCAGGTGCAGGCCCACTCGGCCGCCAACCGCCCCGACCGCGCCCCGGTGTACCCGGGCGGGGAACAGGCCTTGGGCTTGTTTTTTCTGAATAATCTAAAATATCCCGACGCCGCGCGCGTCAAACAGCTCAGCGGCATCGTCCTCGTCAACGCCACCGTGAACGAGGACGGCACCGTGAGCAACCCGGTGGTGGCCAAGTCACTTTCGCCGGAGTGCGACGCCGAAGCCCTGCGCGTGGTGCCGATGCTCACGGGTTGGCAGCCGGCCATGCGCAAGGGCCGGCCGCTGCCCGTGCTCATTCAATTACCCGTGCCCTTCGGTGGCGCGGGCGATATGAAAATTGAAATGAACAACCGGCCCTCTCCCGCCGGGCGGCGGGGGGTGAAGTAA
- a CDS encoding sodium:solute symporter → MSPTLVLSLVAGYFAVLIIIAVLTSRGATSESFFVANRNAPWYMVAFAMIGTSLSGVTFISVPGNVYGKSWSYLAVAMGFVAGYVVIGTVLMPLYYRLRLVSIYSYLDQRFGYWSYKTGALYFLISRSLGSALRLYLVAGVLQLAVFDAMGVPFAVTVVVSIFFIYLYTFKGGLKTILWTDTFQTLAMLSCVALSIYFMADALNYSFAKLVQSVRESPMSQIYFSDVRDDKFFWKQFASGMFITIVMTGLDQDLMQKNLSCRSLGEAQKNLFWFTPVIVSVNVLFLTLGVLMYQYAAARGLQLTELPQLLNLKGTLDTDKVFPFLATTQFSLAAGIIFILGIIAVTYASADSALTSLTTSFCVDFLDIQKYPEAQQTRLRQLTHLGWSVVLIVIIMIFRALNEQSLIDAVYKAAGFTYGPLLGLFAFGIFTRRQLRDRLVLPTCTAAVGLTLLIVTHSVEWLGGYKFGFEILLLNGALVYLGLLLISRPAAVNPLPQTAV, encoded by the coding sequence ATGTCGCCAACGTTAGTACTGAGCCTGGTTGCGGGCTACTTCGCCGTTCTCATCATCATTGCGGTGCTCACCTCGCGCGGGGCCACCAGCGAAAGCTTCTTTGTTGCCAACCGCAACGCGCCTTGGTACATGGTAGCGTTTGCCATGATTGGCACCTCGCTATCGGGCGTCACGTTCATCTCGGTGCCGGGCAACGTGTACGGCAAAAGCTGGAGCTACTTGGCCGTGGCCATGGGCTTTGTGGCCGGCTACGTGGTGATTGGCACCGTGCTCATGCCGCTCTACTACCGGCTGCGGCTGGTGAGCATCTATTCGTATCTGGACCAGCGCTTTGGCTACTGGAGCTACAAAACCGGGGCGCTGTATTTCCTAATTTCGCGCTCACTGGGTTCGGCTCTGCGGCTGTACCTGGTGGCGGGCGTGTTGCAGCTGGCCGTGTTTGATGCCATGGGCGTGCCCTTTGCCGTCACGGTGGTGGTGAGCATCTTCTTCATCTACCTCTACACCTTCAAGGGCGGGCTGAAAACCATCCTCTGGACCGATACCTTCCAGACCTTGGCCATGCTGAGCTGCGTGGCCCTGAGCATCTACTTCATGGCCGATGCCCTGAATTATTCCTTCGCCAAGCTGGTGCAGTCGGTGCGCGAAAGCCCCATGTCGCAAATCTATTTTTCTGATGTGCGCGACGACAAGTTCTTCTGGAAGCAGTTCGCCTCGGGCATGTTCATCACCATCGTGATGACCGGCCTCGACCAGGACCTGATGCAGAAAAACCTGAGCTGCCGCAGCCTCGGCGAGGCCCAGAAAAACCTGTTTTGGTTTACGCCGGTGATTGTGAGCGTGAACGTGCTGTTCCTCACGCTGGGCGTGCTCATGTACCAATACGCCGCCGCCCGCGGCCTCCAGCTCACCGAGCTGCCCCAGCTGCTCAACCTCAAAGGCACCCTCGATACCGACAAGGTGTTTCCCTTCCTGGCCACCACGCAATTCTCGCTGGCGGCGGGCATCATCTTCATTCTGGGCATCATAGCTGTCACCTACGCCTCGGCCGACTCGGCGCTGACCTCGCTCACTACTTCGTTTTGCGTCGATTTTCTCGACATTCAGAAATACCCCGAGGCCCAGCAGACGCGCCTGCGCCAGCTCACGCACCTGGGCTGGTCGGTGGTGCTCATCGTCATCATCATGATTTTCCGCGCCCTCAACGAGCAAAGCCTGATTGATGCCGTGTACAAGGCCGCAGGCTTCACCTACGGACCTCTTTTGGGCTTGTTTGCCTTTGGCATCTTCACCCGGCGGCAGCTGCGCGACCGGCTGGTGCTGCCCACCTGCACGGCCGCCGTGGGCCTCACCCTGCTCATCGTAACGCACTCGGTGGAGTGGCTCGGCGGCTACAAGTTTGGCTTCGAAATCCTGCTGCTCAACGGCGCGCTGGTGTACCTGGGCCTGCTCCTCATTTCCCGCCCCGCCGCGGTGAACCCCCTTCCGCAAACCGCGGTTTAA
- a CDS encoding MBL fold metallo-hydrolase translates to MASRISFLRNPALPTVRPGYPGNKLFGREFANGEELFEPSFGTVLKWQLETNPQKAEKKADTWAPAVVDCTAAFAATEDLLVWLGHASFLLRVNGVTLLFDPVLFSSLGLRHRHALPCPPEAIRSIDYLLLSHGHRDHLDEKSIKLLARQNPQMQVLTSLRMTPLLRGMASALPVQEAGWWQQYDLGPDAPIEITYLPASHWHRRGLADLNQVLWGSFLIRDKRTDKLIYFAGDTSYADHFEAIEARFGPLDIALMPIGAYKPAYMMAKSHVNPHEAAKAANVLRAGHVVPMHYGTFSLSDEPASEPLRQLQEVAAGGMLRGELHAPAVGEVLPWPEWE, encoded by the coding sequence ATGGCTTCCCGCATTTCTTTCCTCCGCAACCCGGCCCTGCCCACCGTGCGGCCCGGCTACCCCGGCAACAAGCTGTTCGGCCGCGAATTTGCCAACGGCGAGGAGTTGTTTGAGCCCAGTTTCGGCACGGTGCTGAAGTGGCAGCTTGAAACCAACCCGCAGAAAGCCGAGAAAAAAGCTGATACCTGGGCTCCGGCGGTAGTGGACTGCACGGCCGCCTTCGCAGCCACTGAGGACCTGCTGGTGTGGCTGGGGCACGCCAGCTTTCTGTTGCGGGTGAACGGCGTGACGCTGCTCTTTGACCCCGTGCTGTTCAGCTCGCTGGGCCTGCGCCACCGCCACGCCCTCCCCTGCCCGCCCGAGGCCATCCGCAGCATCGATTACCTGCTGCTCTCGCACGGCCACCGCGACCATCTGGACGAGAAATCCATCAAGCTGCTGGCCCGGCAAAACCCGCAGATGCAGGTGCTGACCTCGCTGCGCATGACGCCGCTGCTGCGCGGCATGGCTTCGGCCCTGCCCGTGCAGGAAGCCGGCTGGTGGCAGCAATACGACCTGGGTCCGGACGCACCCATCGAAATCACTTATCTGCCCGCCTCGCACTGGCACCGCCGTGGCCTGGCCGACCTGAACCAGGTGCTCTGGGGCAGCTTTCTGATTCGGGATAAACGCACCGACAAGCTCATCTACTTCGCCGGCGATACCTCCTACGCCGACCATTTCGAGGCCATCGAAGCGCGCTTCGGCCCCCTCGACATCGCCCTCATGCCCATCGGGGCCTACAAGCCCGCCTACATGATGGCCAAAAGCCACGTCAACCCCCACGAGGCCGCCAAGGCCGCCAACGTGCTGCGCGCCGGCCACGTGGTGCCCATGCATTACGGCACCTTTTCGCTGAGCGACGAGCCCGCTTCTGAGCCGCTGCGGCAGCTGCAGGAAGTGGCGGCCGGCGGCATGCTGCGCGGCGAGCTGCACGCCCCAGCCGTGGGCGAGGTGCTGCCCTGGCCGGAGTGGGAATAG
- a CDS encoding M61 family metallopeptidase encodes MRNLVPILFALISLEAFDAQAQPAANPGPAVRYTMAFPNAVHHEAKVTATFSGLPAGPLHVRMARSSPGRYSVHDFSKNVYYVVATDGANHPLPLNRPDPYGWDVTPGADGTVIFSYTLYGDQTDGTYVGIDQQHAHLNMPAALCYATGLEARAAEIKFDLPANWKVATQLRSGADKSVYTAPNFQYLMDSPVSLGAQQLRSWQEGDQTIELSMLYQGSNSEIDAYAKKVQKVVKEEKAIFGELPKFDFGRYTFVADYLSQATGDGMEHRNSTSVTSSRTLKDEDGTRNLGTVAHEFFHAWNVERLRPRDLEPFDFQRANMSDALWFAEGFTQYYGRLALRRAKLIEDEEFFNDISGWVNQRQNSPGARYASAIDMSRQAAFIDGAATSAPTNAVNTTLSYYTQGAGLALVLDMQLRQFHRTSLDKFMQAMWQQYGSKQDNYAPTAPYTVKDLQRVLGEVSKDTVFAGRFFRQYVYGRETPRFSENLLVAGLAVIPTRVLGAALPNQVEFDEEGRCIVAYNTTIGSGLYKAGIDRGDQLLVLDGKELKSRNDLDAVLHKHSPSDVVFVKVKTRGGVERTTQLILAEDPNVGVKPVESVEKMVYSPAQKALREAWLASQASN; translated from the coding sequence ATGAGAAACCTCGTCCCTATTCTATTCGCGCTGATTTCTTTAGAGGCTTTTGATGCCCAGGCTCAACCCGCGGCCAACCCGGGACCGGCGGTGCGCTACACCATGGCATTTCCCAATGCGGTGCACCACGAGGCCAAGGTGACGGCCACGTTCTCGGGGCTGCCCGCCGGGCCGCTGCACGTGCGCATGGCCCGCAGCTCGCCCGGCCGCTATTCGGTGCACGACTTCTCGAAAAACGTGTACTACGTGGTGGCCACCGACGGCGCCAACCACCCCCTGCCGCTCAACCGGCCCGACCCCTACGGCTGGGACGTGACGCCGGGCGCCGATGGCACCGTCATTTTTAGCTATACGCTGTACGGCGACCAGACCGACGGCACCTACGTGGGCATCGACCAGCAGCACGCCCACCTCAACATGCCCGCCGCGCTGTGCTACGCCACCGGCCTGGAAGCACGGGCGGCCGAAATCAAGTTTGACCTGCCGGCCAACTGGAAGGTAGCCACGCAGTTGCGCTCCGGCGCTGACAAATCGGTGTACACGGCCCCGAACTTTCAGTATTTGATGGACAGCCCGGTGTCGTTGGGCGCGCAGCAGCTGCGCAGCTGGCAGGAGGGCGACCAAACCATTGAGCTGTCGATGCTTTACCAGGGCTCAAACAGTGAGATTGACGCCTATGCCAAGAAGGTGCAGAAGGTGGTGAAGGAGGAAAAAGCTATTTTTGGCGAGCTGCCAAAGTTCGATTTTGGGCGCTACACCTTCGTGGCCGACTACCTGAGCCAAGCCACTGGCGACGGCATGGAGCACCGGAACTCTACCTCTGTCACGAGTTCGCGCACGCTCAAGGACGAGGACGGCACCCGCAACCTGGGCACGGTGGCGCACGAGTTTTTCCACGCCTGGAACGTGGAACGCCTGCGCCCCCGCGACCTGGAGCCGTTTGATTTCCAGCGGGCAAACATGAGTGACGCACTGTGGTTTGCCGAAGGCTTCACGCAATATTATGGCCGGCTGGCCCTGCGCCGGGCCAAGCTGATTGAGGACGAAGAATTCTTCAACGACATCAGCGGCTGGGTGAACCAGCGCCAGAACAGCCCCGGCGCCCGCTACGCCTCGGCCATCGACATGAGCCGGCAGGCGGCCTTCATCGACGGCGCCGCCACGAGCGCGCCCACCAACGCGGTGAACACCACCCTCTCCTACTACACGCAGGGCGCGGGCCTGGCCCTGGTGCTCGACATGCAGCTGCGGCAGTTCCACCGCACCTCGCTCGACAAGTTTATGCAGGCCATGTGGCAGCAGTATGGTTCGAAGCAGGACAACTACGCGCCCACCGCGCCCTACACGGTGAAGGACCTGCAGCGCGTGCTGGGCGAGGTGAGCAAGGACACGGTGTTTGCCGGGCGCTTTTTCCGCCAGTACGTGTACGGCCGCGAGACGCCCCGCTTCAGCGAGAACCTGCTGGTGGCCGGCCTGGCCGTGATACCGACCCGGGTGCTGGGCGCAGCCCTGCCCAACCAGGTAGAATTTGACGAAGAAGGCCGCTGCATTGTGGCCTATAATACCACCATCGGCTCGGGCCTCTACAAGGCCGGCATCGACCGGGGCGACCAGCTGCTGGTACTCGACGGCAAGGAGCTCAAAAGCCGCAACGACCTCGACGCCGTGCTGCACAAGCACTCGCCCAGCGACGTGGTGTTTGTGAAGGTGAAAACCCGCGGCGGCGTGGAGCGCACTACCCAACTCATCTTGGCCGAAGACCCCAACGTGGGCGTGAAGCCGGTGGAATCGGTGGAGAAGATGGTGTACTCGCCCGCCCAAAAGGCATTGCGCGAGGCTTGGCTGGCCAGCCAGGCCAGCAACTAA